Proteins from a genomic interval of Echeneis naucrates chromosome 21, fEcheNa1.1, whole genome shotgun sequence:
- the dcaf6 gene encoding DDB1- and CUL4-associated factor 6 isoform X4, with product MSCTGNLVWDVNKRLIGYSEPNSIRTNYLGRREFVQRLKLEATLNVHDGCVNTISWNDTGEYILSGSDDTFLVITNPYNKKVKKSIRSGHRANIFSAKFMPHTNDQEIISCSGDGIIYYTHTEKSPEYNRQCQFTCHYGTAYEIMTVPNDPYTFLSCGEDGTVRWFDLRTKTSCTKEDCKDDILINCRRAATSISISPLVPYYLAVGCSDSSVRIYDRRMLGTRATGNYTGRGTTGMCVRFVPAHLSNKSCRVTSLCYSEDGQEVLVSYSSDYIYLFDPKDDQARELKGPSEERREELRQPPVKRLRLRGDWSDTGPRARPESERERDGEQSPNVSLMQRMSDMLSRWFEEASEAQGSRGTRPQTRPRGTAARPEAASNTRAAPAGGSSQESSAPERPVGTEGPEVPAGPAAAAAAPVPKSTSSSSSGSSSAVTAPPPSSCSSVESSAPSSSPLTSSPDSEQRSQATTTGTPTPTATPTSETPALSGGAEAAGSSGESLSPPATSSALTTTSSTNNTSSSATMTGSRSGAAEPVLSLHYSSEGTTTSTIKLDFTDEWSSTSSSMGSAAPKTSEASQSRESQRESSVSEQATSDSPKQPRLSAASAEPPCDASCSSSPSAPARAGSSSEGHGAVSGPQERSQLQGAEDAEDTSGGCRRAEPTAAEGQCGRGPQWRGPLSPEWEGQSQSQSQSQSQPARGNQDSDDSDDDPILIPAARLRGQGQRFNTRGSAVGDRMIRRSAAARIQELFRRRKERREMEESETQNIRRPSVKMVYKGHRNSRTMIKESCFWGNNFVMSGSDCGHIFIWDRHTAEHLMLLEADNHVVNCLQPHPFDPILASSGIDYDIKIWSPLEESPSFNRVLADEVITRNELMLEETRNTITVPASFMLRMLASLNHIRTDRQEGDRSEGSGQENEDEQ from the exons ATGTCCTGCACTGGCAACCTGGTTTGGGATGTAAATAAACGCTTAATTGGATACAGCGAACCCAACAGCATCAGGACCAACTATTTAG gTAGAAGAGAATTTGTGCAGAGGCTTAAACTTGAAGCGACACTGAATGTTCATGATGGCTGT GTCAACACTATATCCTGGAATGACACCGGAGAATACATCTTGTCAGGGTCAGATGATACCTTTCTGGTCATTACGAATCCGTACAACAAGAAG GTCAAGAAGTCCATACGATCAGGACATCGGGCAAATATCTTCAGTGCAAAGTTTATGCCCCACACCAACGACCAGGAGATCATCTCCTGCTCTGGAGATGGCATCATCTACTACACCCACACAGAGAAGAGTCCTGAGTACAACAGACAGTGTCAGTTCACTTGCCATTATGGGACAGCGTATGAG ATTATGACGGTACCAAATGACCCCTACACGTTTCTGTCGTGTGGGGAGGACGGCACAGTGAGGTGGTTTGATCTTCGCACAAAGACGAGCTGCACTAAAGAAGACTGCAAAGAT gACATCCTGATAAACTGTCGCAGAGCTGCAACATCTATTTCCATTTCCCCCCTTGTGCCGTATTATCTGGCTGTGGGCTGCTCTGACAGCTCGGTGCGAATCTATGACAGACGCATGCTGGGCACCAGAGCGACAG GTAACTACACGGGCCGGGGAACGACAGGCATGTGTGTTCGCTTTGTTCCTGCTCACCTGTCCAACAAGTCATGCAGAGTGACGTCTCTCTGCTACAGCGAGGACGGTCAGGAGGTGTTGGTCAGCTACTCCTCTGATTACATCTACCTGTTTGATCCTAAAGATGACCAAGCCCGAGAGCTGAAGGGCCcgtcagaggagaggagggaggag cTGAGGCAGCCTCCAGTGAAGCGCCTCCGTCTACGAGGGGACTGGTCAGACACCGGACCCCGAGCTCGCCCcgagagtgagagggagagagacg GGGAACAGAGCCCAAATGTCTCTCTGATGCAGAGGATGTCGGACATGTTGTCTCGTTGGTTTGAGGAGGCCAGTGAGGCTCAGGGCAGCAGAGGAACCCGACCGCAGACACGACCCCGAG GAACAGCCGCCCGTCCAGAAGCTGCATCAAATACTCGAGCTGCCCCAGCAGGAGGCTCCAGTCAGGAGTCCAGTGCCCCTGAGAGGCCTGTGGGGACAGAGGGTCCAGAGGTACCTGCTGGCCCcgctgctgccgccgctgccCCGGTGCCTAaatccacttcctcttcctcctcagggTCTTCATCAGCAGTCACAGCACCTCCTCCTTCCAGTTGCTCATCGGTGGAGAGTTCGGCCCcgtcctcctcccccctcacaTCCTCTCCTGATTCAGAGCAGAGGAGTCAGGCCACCACGACTGGGACCCCCACCCCTACAGCCACGCCGACCTCAGAAACTCCAGCACTCTCag GAGGAGCAGAAGCTGCAGGTTCTTCTGGTGAATCTCTGTCTCCACCAGCCACCAGCAGCGCtctcaccaccacctcctccaccaacaaCACCTCATCCTCCGCCACCATGACTGGCAGTCGATCAGGTGCAGCGGAGCCGGTGCTCAGCCTGCACTACAGCTCAGAGGgaaccaccaccagcaccatcAAGCTGGACTTCACTGATGAGTG GAGCAGCACATCCAGCTCGATGGGCAGCGCAGCCCCCAAAACATCTGAGGCctctcagagcagagagagtcagagagagagctCAGTGTCAGAGCAAG CTACCTCCGACTCCCCGAAGCAGCCGCGTCTGTCCGCCGCCTCTGCAGAGCCCCCATGTGAcgcctcctgctcctccagccCGTCAGCTCCAGCCCGGGCAGGGTCCTCCTCTGAGGGCCATGGAGCAGTGTCTGGCCCTCAGGAGAGGAGTCAGCTGCAGGGTGCGGAGGACGCGGAGGACACATCGGGAGGCTGCAGGAGGGCGGAGCCGACGGCGGCGGAGGGGCAGTGTGGAAGGGGGCCGCAGTGGAGAGGCCCTCTCTCACCGGAGTGGGAGggccagagccagagccagagccagagccagagccagcCTGCACGGGGAAACCAGGACTCTGATGACAGCGATGACGATCCAATTCTGATCCCAGCAGCGCGGCTCAGAGGACAGGGACAGAG ATTTAATACCAGAGGATCTGCAGTAGGAGATAGGATGATCAG ACGTTCAGCGGCAGCCCGAATCCAGGAGCTGTTTCGCcgaaggaaagagagaagggagatggaggagagcgAGACCCAGAATATCAGGAGACCGTCGGTCAAAATGGTCTACAAGGGCCACCGTAATTCCAGGACAATG ATAAAGGAGTCATGTTTCTGGGGCAACAACTTTGTGATGAGCGGCTCCGACTGTGGCCACATATTCATCTGGGACAGACACACTGCAGAGCATCTAATGCTTCTTGAAGCTGACAACCACGTGGTCAACTGCCTGCAGCCGCACCCCTTCGACCCCA TACTGGCTTCTTCAGGGATAGACTATGATATCAAAATTTGGTCACCACTGGAAGAGTCGCCATCTTTCAACAGAGTGCTCGCTGACGAG GTAATAACTCGGAACGAGCTAATGCTTGAGGAAACACGAAATACAATCACAGTCCCAGCGTCTTTCATGCTCCGAATGTTGGCCTCCCTTAATCACATCAGAACAG ATCGACAAGAAGGCGATCGCTCTGAAGGATCGGGCCAGGAAAATGAGGATGAGCAGTAG